The genomic DNA TGAACTGAAACGAACGATCCTGTTATTTTCTGTTTATATACAGTCCTAAATACTAGTGTTGTTCCACATTTATAGCATACAAATGAGCGTTTGCCAAGAAGTCTCCCATCTGTCTAATACGCTCAATGAAGAGGGCCATAGAGCCAGGTGAGTGCTGCCCTTGTGTCTGGGTCAgactcttgctctctctcagaCATGGCAGGGTAGTGCTGAAGAAGAGAAGACATGCAGGTTTGTTATTGAGCTTGGACAGGAATACACTTGTTTAGATATACCTTAATTGTTAGCTTTTGGAAGCAATAAGAAAGTGTGACTGTTCTTCTACACCCTTGTATTCTTGGAGTTCATTCTGTCACCTCCTATGGCCCTCGCCATTCATCATCACCACATGAAGCACAGACAAAATCACAGTGAAGTATTCCTGAATTAGCAGTGACACAGTTTCAGCCAGTGCACACAAGGAACCTGAAACTGGCTGGCTTTCtatagagtggaggagaggggcctGTAGGGGTGAGTGTATGAAAGTCTCAGACAAGACTTAAATAAACAGAGACACTGGCCAGTGCAGATCCAGAAATACATACAGAGTCAACTGCTATACCACTGTTATTTCCTATTACTATAGAACCATAACGTTGAATAGTCTACTTTCACAATACTGGTTTTAACATTTTCTTTAcattaataatatatatatatttttacattcaAAGTGGTAGAATTATTGCAAAGACAGTTGAACTATTCATAATTGACCTGTGTACTGTGTTTTGGTTTTCAATTTTCTATGACTTGTAAACAATAAAAATAGAATAATGTTTTATCTCAATGAAATCAAATAACAATACACAATCAAGTAATATAGAGGATAAATAACCATAAACAAAAAGGTTCAAACGTATGGGTTCTTCTGTAAATGAACTTCAGAGCTATGAGACAAGAACACAGCCTCAGTATTCTTAGAAAATGGCGCCCTCGTGTGGTGAAAATGAACTGTCGCAGAGATAAGCGTTGGATATTTCGATTTATGCACGGTGAAAAATAACAACAATCAAACTGTTTAACCACATATGTGGTTGTATTTGAAAACATCAGGAGGTTTCGCGTATTTGAGAGCGAAAACTTTTTTTTCAGGAATTCCATCATCACTTGAATTATTTTGAGTTTCCTGTGACGACACTTGGCAGAGCACTCGCACGAATTATCTGTCAGTATCATTCGATAGCAGCAGATCAAAATGGCCCTAAATAACTTGGCATGTTTTGCTTTGTTGGTTGTAACATTAACAGTTACATTGGCCAGTGCCAATGAGCGAACGAAGACTGTGGAATTCAACGTAAAACCCGGTGGAGCGGTGCACACGTTCTCCGAGAAAATGGTAAGCGATATGGAGAAAATGGTAAGCAATATAGCTAGCCACATAATTCAGCTAACAAATAACGTTAGTACTGTACTACTAGGCAGCTAGTGAAGTCATGTATGTTGCATTGTGTACCATTTTTGCTCCGACGAGTTGTTGTAGCAATTAGATAATGTTGTATGTGGCACAAAAATGCATACGAATTGACGTGTTAGCCAGGATGCTAACTAAGTTATTTGCCGGGTATAGTTCCCTGCAAACTATCTTGCGGTTTATTCACATATGGTAGCTAATTCAAATAACAGCCAAGTATATGATGGCACCACTCACAAATTAAATATTATTGAAACACTATgtcgatttaaaaaaaaaacatatatatattttttttaagtatCTGGTCGTCGCATGATGATGAGGAACCGACCTCTGATATGCTGACACGTCAGTATCAGAGTGCCACAAGGAGGCTATTCATTGGCCTAGAATATATCTACATTTTCCCACAGAGACGCAATCAATGTTGTCTTTATGTTCAATCACAAATATACAATAGTAACATATGCATGTGAAAATCAAATGCCCCTTTGTATTACAAATTGCAGATGTTTGAAATAATAATGAGCTATAAATTGTTTGACTCCCAAACATCCCATTTGACTTCCAAACACTTAGGCCTACAAATAAATAACACAAATGTGTTTTGTCATTTTTAATGATGTTCATTCCTGGCTCAATTTAATCATGAAGCTACTTTCACAGAGAGAATATGAATGTTCATTCACGTATGCATCACAAGGGGGAACCAACGAGGTAGGTTGTATCCTGATCAAAGTTTAGGTTGTTTCAACCTAATAAATAGGTCATTTTATTCTAGTCTAGAGTTGAAACATATGCTACCTGTGGTAAACTGATTAATAGGTTTCTAGTGTGCAGTTTAAAAGTAAAACTCTGAAGTAGATCAACAGAAAGTACATTTAAACCTTTGTCATACTACTCACATACCTAAAGAATACATcatcaaaataataatattataataacatGTTTTCATGTTGTGTTGTTTTAACAGCAATGGCTGATGAGTGTGGGCCTGAGCGATGATGACAGTCTGTTCTCCTGCTCAGTGTGGAGGTACGCTGTAAGCCCTGGTGTGAGGTCACACAGAACAATAGAAGTTAGGCTTCAGATATATCCATGTACACTGAATGACTTATTCATTCAAGTGCCGCCTGGTGGTCATTCACCCGAGATATCTCCGGCCAATCAGTTCCAGTTTTTCATCTTGGCTTTGCCTAGTGAATAACTAATAGCAGAGTCAACAAACGTCAGTAGTGACTTAATCCCTATCTTCATTTTTGTTGATTTTTCTCTTCCTCGTTGTTGACAGACCCCAGGGGAAGTCCTACTTGTTTTTCACACAGTTCAAGGCTGAGCTGAAAGGAGCCAAGATTGAGTATGCCAGTGCATATGTAAGTATCCACCATATACAAATGGGTCATGTAATTTGCTATCCTATctgcatttctacataataatgcATTAGAGCAAAATCTTTGCTGACATGTTTTGTGGTGTAAAGTAGATAAGGTATCTGTCCAATATCAGCATATTGTCACTGCAGCATTGACCTGtcttctcctctggtctcctgGTACAAGTGCACTTCTGTCTGTCTCAGTGATAATGAGCTAGAACTGCACATCCCCATGGAAACATGTCTTCTGCATTTACTGTGTGTACCTACCTACACATTTTTAGACTTCTGTCTGTCTTTATCCTGATTTACTGGCAATCTAAATCAAAGCTAATATAGGGCTTTATATGGGTAGAGATGATAAAATAGATTGTCATGGCAACACACATAGGTATTTGAGAGAACATTATATTGCAGTCAGAGAGTACATTGTTACCATGTTGCATTCAGATCTAACCATCTATTCTTCTCCCAAGAGAATGCTGCCATGTTCAGAGTACAGACAACTATCTCAGACTAGTGTCACatcacatgtacagtgaggggaaaaaagtatttgatcccctgctgattttgtacgtttgcccactgacaaagaaatgatcagtctataattttaatggtaggtttatttgaacagtgagagacagaataacaacaaaaagatccagaaaaacgcatgtcaaaaatgttactccaggaccttaatgtgcttcttcttgagccactcctttgttgccttggccgtgtgtttttggtcattgtcatgctggaatacacatccacgacccattttcaataccctggctgagggaaggaggttcacacccaatatttgacggtacatggccccgtccatcgtccctttgatgcggtgaagttgtcctgtccccttagcagaaaaacacccccaaagcataatgtttccacctccatgtttgacggtggggatggtgttcttggggtcataggcagcattcctcctcctccaaacacggcgagttgagttgatgccaaagagctccattttggtctcatctgaccacaacactttcacccagttctcctctgaatcattcagatgttcattggcaaacgtcagacgggcctgtatatgtgctttcttgagcagggggaccttgcgggcgctgcaggatttcagtccttcacggcgtagtgtgttaccaattgttttcttggtgactatggtcccagctgccttgagatcattgacaagatcctcccgtgtagttctgggctgatttctcaccgttctcatgatcattgcaactccacgaggtgagatcttgcatggagccccaggccgagggagattgactgttcttttgtgtttcttccatttgcgaataatcgcaccaagctgcttggcgatggtcttgtagcccattccagccttgtgtaggtctacaatcttgtccctgacatcctcggagagctctttggtcttggccatggtggagagtttggaatctgattgattgattgcttctgtggacaggtgtcttttatacaggtcgttacctgtataaaagacacctgggagccagaaatgtttctgattgagagggggtcaaatacttatttccctcattaaaatgcaaatcaatttataacatttttgacatgcatttttctggatttttttgttgctcttctgtctctcactgttcaaataaacctaccattaaaatgatagactgatcatttctttgtcagtgggcaaacgtacaaaatcagcaggggatcaaatacttttttccctcactgtaagttgcACACAGAGTTCTaaggcagtggttcccaaaccgGTTTGTGCTGTGACCCATCCACTATACGTTTTTGATATCTCCCTCTGATCTACTAACTAAACTAGACCAATGTTTGTAGTCATGACCCAGTTTCTTACCACATCTTCACACAAATCAATGGCAACCCGCCAGTGGGTACCAAAACACCATACAGGGAAACAGTGTTCTGAGGAGTCTGTCAGGCGAGGAGGCTTTGTACATCACAGCACATACACTGCTCTCCCACAGGCCTCTTCTTGAACATCCTCCCTCGCAAGGACAAAGCCTCAGACAGATGCTGTCAGAACAGAACCGTTCAACCTCTCCTCCTGACGGCACTGTCCTCTGTGAAAAGACAGAGAAAAAAACAACACTCACTAAACATTGGGATAAAAATAACCAGCGCTTCTGAGAAGCAGAGTATCTCCTCGACCTTGTCACTCCACTGTAACTCTCCTCTGTTGTGATGACTTTCTCTCTTTTCCATTCACACTTTCATCCCCTTGTTTGTTATCCTCTGCTCCCATCTCTCCCCGTCATCATCTCCACAGTCCCAGACTGCAGCGGGAGGACAGAGGGATGTGACTTTGAAGGAAGATGAATTCACTGTGGGGGATTCTACAGGTGAGATGACTAGTCTGCTTACTGCTGATCTActgcactctgtctgtctgtcacaacAGATCAATACTGTTCTTGTTTTTTTACCTATTTGTCTGGAATGAAGCGTTTGCGACAAGTGGATGGAATTGATGATGGATCTATACTTTGCTGTTGTTGACATTGTGCCAATCTGAAGATTATAACAACCTACTACCACTGGCGTACCACACACTTCCACAGCCAATGCAAGGCGGGGGGGTCCACGGGTATTAATATATTTTTGGGGAGGGGtttgggggccccctggaggtgcGCCCCAGAAAGCATATGAACACGTTATAAGGcatggtaaaaaaatatatatagaattaCAGGAAGtttgctgtaaaactgcaaaattTGCGGTACGCCAATGTTTACTACTaaatgttgttttttaattgaatGTTGTACTTGTGTTATGATGTAGTAACTAATTTCCTCTCCCGTCGCCCTTCCAGTGACCCACAAAGACGGGAAGTTCCGCGCTGAGCTCTCCAAACTTACTATTATTGGCCGGACACGACACGATGAGCTCTGATTGGCTGGATATCCAAATGACTGTTGTAATATTGTCCAATGGTGACATCCATGCGAGCTCTCAAGGCAGGACATTGTGCTCTACTGTCGACAACAGTGGAAAATGAAGGACGATATTCAAGCATGAAGGACGATACAGTAATGGAGTGACAGCCTTAGAGCTTGGTGGTCTACAACTATGCTGTTGAATATATCTATTGTTTTTTAGTTAGAGGATTATGGCTTTACAGGGAAAATTCATTATGTTCCATAATGTATGAGAATGTATCTTGGGATGTCTGATGTTAACGGATGTAGAGAGATATAGGGTCAG from Coregonus clupeaformis isolate EN_2021a chromosome 11, ASM2061545v1, whole genome shotgun sequence includes the following:
- the LOC121576824 gene encoding myeloid-derived growth factor isoform X3, with amino-acid sequence MALNNLACFALLVVTLTVTLASANERTKTVEFNVKPGGAVHTFSEKMLLSQREYECSFTYASQGGTNEQWLMSVGLSDDDSLFSCSVWRPQGKSYLFFTQFKAELKGAKIEYASAYSQTAAGGQRDVTLKEDEFTVGDSTVTHKDGKFRAELSKLTIIGRTRHDEL
- the LOC121576824 gene encoding myeloid-derived growth factor isoform X1, yielding MALNNLACFALLVVTLTVTLASANERTKTVEFNVKPGGAVHTFSEKMVSDMEKMLLSQREYECSFTYASQGGTNEQWLMSVGLSDDDSLFSCSVWRPQGKSYLFFTQFKAELKGAKIEYASAYSQTAAGGQRDVTLKEDEFTVGDSTVTHKDGKFRAELSKLTIIGRTRHDEL
- the LOC121576824 gene encoding myeloid-derived growth factor isoform X6 — translated: MALNNLACFALLVVTLTVTLASANERTKTVEFNVKPGGAVHTFSEKMQWLMSVGLSDDDSLFSCSVWRPQGKSYLFFTQFKAELKGAKIEYASAYSQTAAGGQRDVTLKEDEFTVGDSTVTHKDGKFRAELSKLTIIGRTRHDEL
- the LOC121576824 gene encoding myeloid-derived growth factor isoform X2 → MALNNLACFALLVVTLTVTLASANERTKTVEFNVKPGGAVHTFSEKMVSDMEKMREYECSFTYASQGGTNEQWLMSVGLSDDDSLFSCSVWRPQGKSYLFFTQFKAELKGAKIEYASAYSQTAAGGQRDVTLKEDEFTVGDSTVTHKDGKFRAELSKLTIIGRTRHDEL
- the LOC121576824 gene encoding myeloid-derived growth factor isoform X5, translating into MALNNLACFALLVVTLTVTLASANERTKTVEFNVKPGGAVHTFSEKMVSDMEKMQWLMSVGLSDDDSLFSCSVWRPQGKSYLFFTQFKAELKGAKIEYASAYSQTAAGGQRDVTLKEDEFTVGDSTVTHKDGKFRAELSKLTIIGRTRHDEL
- the LOC121576824 gene encoding myeloid-derived growth factor isoform X4, encoding MALNNLACFALLVVTLTVTLASANERTKTVEFNVKPGGAVHTFSEKMREYECSFTYASQGGTNEQWLMSVGLSDDDSLFSCSVWRPQGKSYLFFTQFKAELKGAKIEYASAYSQTAAGGQRDVTLKEDEFTVGDSTVTHKDGKFRAELSKLTIIGRTRHDEL